The stretch of DNA CCTGATGGCAGCAGCCGCGGCCATCGTGCCACGAGGTCTTCAGACAGACTCGCACTCAGCAGACCCCGGAAGTTCTGGGTCACAGTAGAGCGCGTTACTGTCTGTGAAGGGAGAGCGCGCGCGTTACTCGGCAGCGGCTGGAGAaagcgcgggagtgagggggcgCGCGCATGCGCTAGTGCGTCCATGCGTCCGCATTACAGATCGGAGCGCTCGTGGAGGTGGAGAGGGGCCAAAAACGGGACAAAATAGAATTTTATATAGAAAAGACGAGACAGTCTGGAAATAGGGTAAAAAACGGCAATCTCCCGTTCAGAACGGGATGTATGGTCAGCCTACACTAGGACCACAGTTTAAGCATGTCCACTATAGAGCAATATTACCTGAAAATAACAGAGACGTTCTGGTACATTACAATATCAAATCCTTAATTGCTGTTCTTTCTTTTTATCAGGATGGTTTTAAGGATACAGAGAACCGCTTGATCCTGCACATTTTAACACGCCCCATTACTTTACTACTCATGGCGGTGGCCAGCAGCGGCCTGCGCTTCTTTCTTAACTCCTTTATTGCTGCTCTTCTTATACCTGTCTTGCTGGCTGTTGTGGCTCTCAAGCTAATGCTCTGGCGCTCTCCTGACTTGAAGCAGATCTACTCCTATTACAGCATTGGCCAACGCAAGATCTGGGTGGCAGTATATGACCAAGATGACATATGTGGATGTGTGGCACTTGAGCCCACCCAGGATGACCAGACGGCTGAGCTGAAGAGGATGTCCGTCAGCCGTTGGTACAGACGTTCAGGGGTTGGCATCCACCTACTAAAGTTCTTTGAGAACCATGCCAAAAAGAAAGGCTTTCAGTGCATTGTACTCTACACTTCTGTTG from Ascaphus truei isolate aAscTru1 chromosome 6, aAscTru1.hap1, whole genome shotgun sequence encodes:
- the NAT14 gene encoding putative N-acetyltransferase 14; amino-acid sequence: MPSIDESQLSVREMRENEAQMVLEMLKDGFKDTENRLILHILTRPITLLLMAVASSGLRFFLNSFIAALLIPVLLAVVALKLMLWRSPDLKQIYSYYSIGQRKIWVAVYDQDDICGCVALEPTQDDQTAELKRMSVSRWYRRSGVGIHLLKFFENHAKKKGFQCIVLYTSVVAKAATGLFEKSGYKVTGGWNWLGYTIMQEYRKYL